The following coding sequences lie in one Haladaptatus sp. DJG-WS-42 genomic window:
- the nucS gene encoding endonuclease NucS, with the protein MTTTDEDATPRTLTAPAASAARDFLDTAIERGELLTVFGRCTIEYDGRASSSLGPGDRHVMLKPDGSLLVHTAAGQKPVNWQPPGCTHELSLCDDSLQIRSVRSSPAEELYVTFETIEQVSAFSLSDESDLNVSGTEADLKQRILDDPTLIEPGFQPLATERETPAGAVDIFGSDADGTTVVVELKRRRVGPDAVGQLARYVDALRRDLHTEATIRGILVAPSVTDRARDLLDENGLEFVSLEPDE; encoded by the coding sequence GTGACGACGACAGACGAGGATGCCACCCCCCGCACGCTCACCGCACCAGCCGCCAGTGCGGCCCGCGACTTCCTTGATACTGCCATCGAGCGCGGCGAGTTGCTGACTGTCTTTGGACGGTGTACGATCGAGTACGACGGGCGCGCGTCGAGCTCTCTCGGCCCCGGCGACCGCCACGTCATGCTCAAGCCTGATGGCTCGTTGCTCGTCCACACTGCAGCCGGCCAAAAACCCGTCAACTGGCAGCCGCCGGGCTGTACGCACGAACTAAGCCTCTGCGACGACTCGTTGCAGATTCGAAGCGTCCGCTCTTCGCCCGCAGAAGAACTCTATGTTACTTTCGAGACAATCGAACAGGTGTCCGCGTTCAGCCTCAGCGACGAAAGTGACCTCAACGTTTCGGGCACGGAAGCCGACTTGAAACAGCGCATCTTAGACGACCCGACACTCATCGAACCGGGCTTCCAACCGCTCGCCACAGAAAGAGAAACCCCAGCAGGGGCAGTGGACATCTTCGGCAGCGACGCCGACGGAACGACCGTCGTCGTGGAGTTGAAGCGACGGCGTGTCGGCCCGGATGCGGTCGGCCAGTTGGCTCGCTACGTCGATGCGCTCCGGCGCGATTTACACACGGAGGCGACGATTCGCGGAATTCTCGTCGCCCCGTCGGTGACCGACCGGGCGCGTGACTTACTCGACGAGAATGGGTTAGAATTCGTCTCGCTCGAACCCGATGAGTAA
- a CDS encoding DUF6735 family protein — protein MGHRALVAYEQPDGTYTLHYSQWGALGFRLVDALTESTPFGPQEAVEPTPRKTGLSLKTILTKHLDFLAHEAFYVVSPDFEVTAYLPVWFGLDPADGMVGNGALVPVVFRDDAPVDVPYVEGWVDGAKACLRAHREACGFTPETTRTFFETALPEWFGDDILTQERG, from the coding sequence GTGGGACACCGCGCCCTCGTCGCCTACGAACAGCCTGATGGCACCTATACCCTCCATTACTCGCAGTGGGGGGCCCTCGGCTTTCGGCTGGTCGATGCGCTCACCGAATCGACGCCGTTTGGTCCGCAAGAAGCCGTCGAACCCACGCCACGTAAAACCGGTCTCTCGCTCAAAACCATCCTCACGAAGCACCTCGATTTCCTCGCCCACGAAGCGTTCTACGTCGTCAGCCCTGATTTCGAGGTGACTGCCTACTTGCCAGTCTGGTTCGGCCTCGACCCCGCAGACGGCATGGTCGGAAACGGCGCGCTCGTTCCCGTCGTTTTTCGAGACGATGCACCCGTAGACGTGCCCTACGTCGAGGGCTGGGTTGATGGCGCGAAAGCCTGCCTGCGAGCACACCGCGAGGCGTGTGGATTCACCCCCGAAACCACCCGTACATTCTTCGAAACTGCGCTTCCAGAATGGTTTGGCGACGACATCCTCACACAAGAACGAGGGTGA
- a CDS encoding thioredoxin family protein, giving the protein MTTDVPTEKPPRPVRLERAADLDALVSAHDLVLVDFYTKGCTLCQSIEPVLGSVHRASDAVVALINPVTDIQLVEQYNVRSVPTLLLFKDGDVVGRLAEGFQGAEQIIEFVESA; this is encoded by the coding sequence GTGACGACAGACGTTCCAACCGAAAAACCGCCACGACCCGTCCGCCTCGAACGCGCCGCAGACCTCGACGCGCTCGTCTCCGCACACGACCTCGTCCTGGTGGATTTCTACACCAAGGGCTGTACGCTCTGTCAGAGCATCGAGCCGGTGCTTGGCTCAGTCCACCGCGCCAGCGACGCCGTCGTCGCGCTCATCAATCCCGTCACGGACATCCAGCTGGTCGAACAGTACAACGTGCGAAGCGTGCCGACGCTCCTGCTGTTCAAAGACGGCGACGTGGTGGGACGCCTCGCAGAAGGGTTTCAGGGTGCAGAGCAGATTATCGAGTTCGTCGAATCGGCCTAA
- a CDS encoding helix-turn-helix domain-containing protein — protein sequence MPSHDAESDKYSEDACVVIDSLQQIGSQWRLIVLHDLQEGEKRFNELKRSTDASSRTLSRVLDDLQETGFVNRRLEEDAPVATYYSLTEKGASLFPVFEEIENWANEWLDASIIEPADD from the coding sequence ATGCCAAGTCACGATGCAGAATCAGACAAGTATTCGGAGGACGCGTGTGTCGTCATCGACTCCCTCCAGCAGATTGGCTCCCAGTGGCGGCTCATCGTGCTCCACGACCTCCAGGAGGGCGAAAAGCGGTTTAACGAACTCAAACGCTCGACCGATGCGAGTTCGCGCACCCTCTCTCGCGTTCTCGATGACCTCCAAGAGACCGGCTTTGTAAACCGGCGGCTCGAAGAGGATGCACCCGTAGCAACCTACTACAGTCTCACCGAGAAGGGTGCGTCGCTGTTTCCCGTGTTCGAAGAAATCGAGAACTGGGCCAACGAGTGGCTCGACGCCTCGATTATCGAACCGGCCGACGACTGA
- a CDS encoding TFIIB-type zinc ribbon-containing protein: MQQVTSYNQSEQTKRTPPRSTEKEVTCPECGSLLKTDHEHGERHCESCGLVVEEAELDHGPEWRAFDSAERNQKSRVGAPMTKMMHDKGLSTTIDWQDKDARGNTLSARKRKQLGRLRMWDRRTKTRNARDRNLRQALGEIDRMASALGLPKAIRETASVIYRRALEEDLLPGRSIEGMATGSLHAAARQAGNPRTVDEMAAVTRVDEMEFQRAYRYIVRELDLQIAPPDPVSYVGRFASGLDVSDETERRARELLETAKREGILSGKSPVGLAAASIYAAGLLTNAEITQAEVSEVADISEVTIRNRYRELLKIEQEAATA; the protein is encoded by the coding sequence GTGCAACAAGTAACCTCATACAATCAGTCAGAACAGACGAAGCGCACGCCACCTCGCAGCACCGAAAAAGAGGTGACCTGCCCAGAGTGTGGAAGTCTGCTCAAGACTGACCACGAACACGGCGAGCGCCACTGTGAGTCGTGTGGGCTCGTCGTCGAGGAAGCAGAACTCGACCACGGCCCCGAGTGGCGCGCGTTCGACTCGGCAGAGCGCAACCAGAAGTCCCGCGTCGGCGCGCCGATGACGAAGATGATGCACGACAAGGGCCTCTCGACCACCATCGACTGGCAGGACAAGGACGCCCGCGGGAACACGCTGAGCGCGCGAAAGCGAAAGCAACTCGGCCGCCTACGGATGTGGGACCGCCGGACGAAAACTCGCAACGCCCGCGACCGTAACCTCCGGCAAGCCCTCGGCGAAATCGACCGCATGGCCTCCGCGCTTGGCCTCCCGAAAGCCATCCGCGAGACGGCCTCCGTCATCTACCGTCGGGCCCTCGAAGAAGACCTGCTCCCCGGCCGGTCGATCGAAGGCATGGCGACCGGATCGCTCCACGCCGCCGCCAGGCAGGCGGGCAATCCCCGCACCGTAGACGAAATGGCCGCCGTCACGCGCGTCGATGAGATGGAGTTCCAGCGCGCCTACCGCTACATCGTCCGCGAACTCGACTTGCAGATTGCGCCACCAGACCCCGTCAGCTACGTCGGCCGCTTTGCCTCCGGCCTCGACGTGAGCGACGAGACCGAACGGCGCGCCCGCGAACTGCTCGAAACCGCAAAGCGCGAGGGCATCCTGAGCGGCAAGTCGCCGGTCGGCCTCGCTGCCGCTTCGATTTACGCCGCTGGCCTGCTCACGAACGCGGAGATTACGCAGGCGGAAGTGAGCGAGGTCGCAGATATCAGCGAAGTCACCATCCGCAACCGCTACCGCGAACTCCTGAAAATCGAACAGGAAGCCGCGACAGCCTAA
- a CDS encoding helix-turn-helix domain-containing protein: MREFVFSLTYEPGVDPVADVFIDYPAALSKSLDCAVAGNNMWRLDRITGPEAAVSELTDLLTDASRCNECLNDPTCDSYREHELLAADTTSATIYTYRQGIEECRTLPSLAHEHLGPGLLYETQRRGDSYEWRILMRSDGSVGELYDAVQAELPDGVNVNLSHLSNPTHWTDEAITACELPFEQRQVLELAVSHGYYETPRKTTLAELADEIGVPQSTLQYRLQRAESWLATGFVGECL, encoded by the coding sequence ATGAGAGAGTTCGTCTTCAGCCTCACCTACGAACCCGGCGTTGACCCCGTCGCTGACGTGTTTATCGACTATCCGGCCGCCCTCTCAAAATCCCTCGACTGTGCGGTTGCCGGAAACAACATGTGGCGACTCGACCGCATCACCGGGCCGGAAGCGGCGGTGTCCGAACTCACTGACTTGCTCACCGACGCCTCTCGATGCAACGAGTGTCTGAATGACCCGACCTGTGACTCCTACCGCGAACACGAACTGCTCGCCGCGGACACGACGAGCGCAACCATCTACACCTACCGACAGGGCATCGAAGAGTGTCGCACCCTGCCGTCGCTTGCCCACGAACACCTTGGGCCGGGCCTGCTCTATGAAACCCAACGCCGCGGCGATTCCTACGAGTGGCGCATCCTCATGCGCTCTGACGGGAGTGTGGGCGAGTTGTACGACGCCGTCCAAGCCGAGCTTCCAGACGGTGTCAACGTGAATCTCTCCCACCTCTCGAATCCGACCCACTGGACGGACGAAGCCATCACCGCCTGCGAACTCCCGTTCGAACAGCGTCAAGTGCTCGAACTCGCCGTCTCTCACGGGTACTACGAAACCCCCCGCAAGACGACGCTCGCGGAACTCGCAGACGAGATTGGCGTGCCCCAATCGACGCTGCAGTACCGCCTCCAGCGCGCCGAATCGTGGCTGGCCACTGGCTTCGTCGGCGAATGTCTCTAA
- a CDS encoding pyridoxamine 5'-phosphate oxidase family protein, producing the protein MSDAVPDVGQGREMNRAEIVEFLYEQGVGTLSLAADRRAYAVPVSFTFDGTDRLFFELIQFGDASKKLDFADGTEEACFVTFAIESPQRWRSVVATGPLDHVEDGEYGDMDALMDDNAWYPNLFPGSDVVTTIRRAVLRIADVTGRKGPDAA; encoded by the coding sequence ATGAGCGATGCAGTTCCCGACGTGGGGCAGGGACGCGAGATGAACCGCGCAGAGATAGTCGAATTCCTCTACGAACAGGGCGTCGGGACGCTCTCGCTCGCCGCAGACCGGCGTGCCTACGCCGTCCCCGTCTCGTTTACGTTCGATGGCACCGACCGCCTGTTTTTCGAACTCATCCAGTTTGGAGATGCAAGCAAAAAGCTCGACTTCGCGGACGGCACCGAGGAGGCGTGTTTTGTCACCTTCGCCATCGAGTCGCCCCAGCGGTGGCGAAGCGTCGTCGCGACCGGCCCGCTCGACCACGTCGAAGACGGCGAATACGGCGACATGGACGCGCTCATGGACGACAACGCGTGGTATCCGAACCTGTTTCCCGGCAGTGACGTGGTGACGACGATTCGTCGGGCCGTGCTCAGAATCGCGGACGTAACGGGTCGAAAAGGTCCCGACGCTGCGTAA
- the kynU gene encoding kynureninase gives MDTSLSAARERDAADELTHLRERFHTREDEFYMDGNSLGLASTDAERTLSRAVDDWRDLAIRGWTDADPDWFHYGEQLGARLAPLVGATPEEVVVANSTTVNIHTLIGTFLADNPGTVVVNDLDFPTDHYAIQSQLRLRGLDPDDHLRVVESRDGRTIDEADIKAAVDDDTAIVFMPSVLYRSGQLLDIERITQTAHDHGAFAGFDLAHSVGALPHDLAAWDVDFAVWCTYKYLNAGPGAIAGLYVNKKHFGKTPALAGWWGHDKATQFEMRHDFTPADTAGAWQIGTIPILSAAPLSGALDIFEETSIEAIREKSLALTDYLVALADAELSDCGYAVGTPRDHAQRGGHIALEHDEAYRISLALKARGVIVDFRPPNVVRVCPAPLYSTFEDVWHVCSHLRTVVTDEAYAQFDPRQGGVT, from the coding sequence ATGGACACCTCGCTTTCCGCCGCCCGCGAGCGCGACGCGGCCGACGAACTCACCCACCTGCGCGAGCGGTTTCACACGCGCGAAGACGAGTTCTATATGGACGGCAACTCGCTCGGCCTCGCCTCGACCGACGCAGAACGCACCCTCTCTCGTGCTGTCGACGACTGGCGCGACCTCGCCATCCGCGGCTGGACGGACGCAGATCCAGACTGGTTTCACTACGGCGAGCAGTTGGGCGCGCGCCTCGCCCCGCTCGTCGGCGCGACACCCGAGGAAGTCGTCGTCGCCAACTCCACGACGGTCAACATCCACACGCTCATCGGCACCTTCCTCGCCGACAATCCGGGCACGGTCGTCGTAAACGACCTCGACTTCCCGACCGACCACTACGCCATCCAGTCGCAGCTTCGCCTGCGAGGACTCGACCCCGACGACCATCTCAGGGTGGTCGAAAGCCGTGACGGGCGCACCATCGACGAAGCCGACATCAAGGCGGCCGTAGACGACGATACAGCCATCGTGTTCATGCCCTCGGTGCTCTACCGGAGCGGGCAGTTGCTCGACATCGAGCGAATCACGCAAACGGCCCACGACCACGGTGCGTTCGCCGGGTTCGACCTCGCGCACTCCGTGGGCGCACTCCCTCACGACCTCGCGGCGTGGGACGTGGACTTCGCCGTCTGGTGTACCTACAAGTACCTGAACGCCGGGCCGGGAGCCATCGCGGGCCTCTACGTCAACAAAAAACACTTCGGCAAAACGCCCGCGCTCGCGGGGTGGTGGGGTCACGACAAGGCCACGCAGTTCGAGATGCGCCACGACTTCACACCCGCAGATACTGCGGGCGCGTGGCAAATCGGAACCATCCCGATTCTGAGCGCCGCACCACTTTCCGGCGCGCTCGACATCTTCGAGGAGACTTCGATTGAGGCAATCCGAGAAAAATCGCTCGCGCTTACGGACTATCTCGTCGCACTGGCTGACGCAGAACTCAGCGACTGTGGCTACGCGGTCGGCACACCCCGCGACCACGCCCAACGCGGCGGGCATATTGCCCTCGAACACGACGAAGCCTACCGCATCTCGCTCGCGCTCAAAGCTCGCGGCGTCATCGTCGATTTCAGGCCGCCGAACGTCGTTCGGGTGTGTCCCGCGCCGCTCTATTCGACGTTCGAAGACGTGTGGCACGTCTGTTCGCACCTTCGCACGGTGGTGACAGACGAAGCGTACGCGCAGTTCGACCCGCGACAAGGCGGCGTTACGTGA
- a CDS encoding ring-cleaving dioxygenase: MTSDFEPTGGIHHVTALASDPQRNVDFYTETLGLRLVKQSVNQDEVHTYHLFYGDGNGSTGTSMTFFPIEHARQGRVGSGQVQTTSFLIDPDAVEFWVERFSALGVDYAEPEPRADETVIPFRDPDGLQLELVAHPDAPAGNPWEHSPVPEAHQIRGFFGVTLALHTAGPTTDLLEAMGYARVGDVDAARTRFRADGDLGFVVDIVADEQRGRGVPGAGTVHHVAFRVPDDEVHEQWRKALVARNLNVTDVIDRKWFHSIYFREPGGILFEIATENPGYTVDEELDALGTHLVLPEWLEGRRSEIESKLTPLDISSPATMEADQ, translated from the coding sequence GTGACTTCAGATTTCGAACCGACGGGCGGCATTCACCACGTCACGGCGCTCGCGAGCGACCCGCAGCGAAACGTCGATTTCTATACCGAGACGCTCGGGCTGCGTCTCGTAAAGCAGAGTGTGAATCAAGACGAAGTTCACACCTACCACCTGTTCTACGGCGATGGCAACGGCTCGACCGGCACGTCAATGACCTTTTTCCCCATCGAACACGCCCGACAGGGGCGCGTTGGCTCTGGGCAAGTACAGACGACATCCTTTCTCATCGACCCGGACGCAGTCGAGTTCTGGGTCGAGCGCTTTTCGGCACTCGGCGTCGATTACGCAGAACCAGAACCCCGGGCAGACGAGACGGTCATTCCGTTCCGCGACCCCGACGGCCTGCAACTCGAACTCGTTGCCCACCCTGACGCCCCGGCGGGCAACCCATGGGAACACAGTCCCGTCCCCGAAGCCCACCAGATTCGTGGCTTTTTCGGCGTGACACTCGCGCTTCACACCGCGGGCCCGACGACCGACTTACTCGAAGCGATGGGCTATGCGCGCGTTGGCGACGTTGACGCAGCGCGCACCCGATTCCGGGCAGACGGCGACCTCGGCTTTGTCGTTGATATCGTCGCAGACGAACAGCGCGGCCGCGGCGTCCCCGGTGCGGGCACCGTCCACCACGTCGCCTTCCGCGTCCCGGACGACGAGGTGCACGAACAGTGGCGCAAGGCGCTCGTCGCGCGCAATCTCAACGTCACGGACGTTATCGACCGCAAGTGGTTCCATTCGATTTACTTCCGCGAACCCGGCGGTATCCTGTTTGAGATTGCGACTGAGAACCCCGGATACACCGTAGACGAAGAACTCGACGCCCTCGGCACGCACCTCGTCCTCCCCGAGTGGCTCGAAGGCCGCCGCAGCGAAATCGAGTCGAAACTCACCCCACTCGACATCTCCAGTCCAGCAACGATGGAGGCAGACCAATGA
- a CDS encoding phospholipase, producing MSETDTHPHQGQPVSTAGTPLEEADAAVILLHGRGAMATGILELGGQLAIDNVAYLAPQAANNTWYPYSFMNHISTNEPHLTSALQLVDELLTKIADAGIPPENTALIGFSQGGCLACEYMARNPKRYGGLAGLSAGLIGPRGTPWDYEGDLEETPVFLGCSDSDPHIPLDRVEETTKILTDLGADVDERIYRSMGHTVNEDEIDAVRELVANLVA from the coding sequence ATGAGCGAAACCGACACCCACCCACACCAAGGACAGCCAGTATCGACTGCAGGAACACCACTCGAAGAGGCAGACGCCGCCGTCATCTTACTCCACGGCCGCGGAGCCATGGCGACTGGCATCCTCGAACTCGGTGGCCAGCTCGCCATCGACAACGTGGCCTATCTCGCGCCACAGGCCGCGAACAATACGTGGTATCCTTATTCGTTCATGAACCACATCTCGACCAACGAGCCACACCTCACCTCTGCACTCCAACTCGTCGATGAGTTGCTCACAAAGATTGCAGACGCTGGTATCCCACCAGAGAACACGGCGCTCATTGGCTTCTCGCAGGGCGGCTGTCTCGCCTGTGAATACATGGCCCGCAACCCCAAACGCTACGGCGGACTGGCTGGCCTGAGCGCAGGCCTCATCGGGCCACGCGGCACGCCGTGGGACTACGAAGGCGACCTCGAAGAGACGCCCGTGTTCCTCGGGTGCAGCGACTCAGACCCACACATCCCGCTCGACCGCGTCGAAGAGACGACGAAAATCCTCACCGACCTCGGCGCGGACGTGGATGAGCGTATCTATCGGAGCATGGGTCACACCGTAAACGAAGACGAAATCGACGCCGTCCGGGAACTCGTCGCGAACCTCGTCGCGTAA
- a CDS encoding ABC transporter ATP-binding protein: MGTHTNTDGGVSLYDEPESDEIPAASNLVGEDLAIGYPTTKQPIVECEKVVIPAGEVTALVGPNGSGKSTLLKGMAKQLSLDRGHILLDGADVHSLGSKAVAKKLGLLSQEHDSPGSLTVEDLVYHGRYPHRGFFETVTEDDHAAVERAIDLAGVTEIRDEELGSLSGGQKQLAWIAMVLAQDTDVLLLDEPTTYLDLHHQLRVMEVIRTLKTERDVTIAVVLHDIGMAARFADNLIAMKDGALYDWGPPRDVVTKDLLADVFHVDADVDAASETGPHIAPHRALEK; this comes from the coding sequence ATGGGAACTCACACGAACACAGACGGTGGCGTTTCGCTGTACGACGAGCCGGAATCCGACGAGATACCGGCCGCGAGCAACCTCGTCGGCGAAGACCTCGCCATTGGCTATCCGACGACGAAACAACCGATTGTCGAGTGTGAGAAGGTCGTCATTCCCGCGGGCGAGGTCACGGCGCTCGTCGGGCCGAACGGCTCCGGCAAGAGTACGCTGTTGAAAGGAATGGCAAAACAGCTCTCGCTCGACCGCGGGCACATCCTCTTAGACGGCGCGGACGTGCACTCACTCGGCTCGAAGGCGGTAGCCAAAAAGCTCGGCCTACTCTCACAGGAACACGACTCGCCGGGCAGCCTGACGGTTGAAGACCTCGTGTACCACGGCCGCTACCCGCATCGTGGCTTCTTCGAGACCGTCACCGAGGACGACCACGCGGCGGTCGAACGAGCCATCGACCTCGCGGGCGTCACTGAGATTCGAGACGAGGAGTTGGGGAGTTTGAGTGGCGGCCAAAAACAACTCGCGTGGATTGCGATGGTGCTCGCCCAAGACACGGACGTGTTGTTGTTAGACGAGCCAACGACGTACCTCGATTTACACCACCAGTTGCGCGTGATGGAGGTCATCCGGACGCTCAAAACAGAGCGCGACGTGACCATCGCCGTCGTGCTCCACGACATCGGGATGGCCGCGCGCTTTGCGGACAACCTGATTGCGATGAAAGACGGCGCGCTCTATGACTGGGGACCGCCGCGAGACGTCGTGACGAAAGACCTGCTCGCGGACGTGTTTCACGTCGATGCGGACGTCGATGCAGCGAGCGAGACTGGCCCGCACATCGCGCCCCATCGAGCGCTCGAAAAGTAG
- a CDS encoding iron ABC transporter permease: MKSENTTQTNRAGSNRESRLGWVTSELLIVMLGSTAIVVAAGLIQMSFGSYSMTVTQTWEAFFDPLVWTNPQVLLQFLLGEDLMKTVLGTLGMSTAEIDLSNETLIVWNIRLPRVLVAALVGMNLAVSGAIFQAVTRNELASPFILGVSSGAGLSILLTLVVFSGLSAFLPLIASVGGAVAFFIVYAIAWKNGTSPVRLVLAGVIVSTIFGSLQTALFFFADDIGVVQTAIAWTTGSLTGVDWEQVRMVLPWTIVSMGLAFIASRQLNVLLLGEKTAKSLGMSVEKVRFALSGIAILAASASIAAAGIVGFVGLIVPHMVRNLVGSDYKRLIVGCIFIGPALMVSADIGARLALNPVQIPVGIVTGLVGGPYFLYLMRKKQQLGEI, encoded by the coding sequence ATGAAAAGCGAGAATACGACACAAACGAACCGGGCAGGGAGTAACCGAGAGAGCCGTCTTGGGTGGGTTACGAGCGAACTGCTCATCGTCATGCTCGGGAGTACGGCCATCGTCGTCGCCGCCGGACTGATTCAGATGAGCTTCGGGTCGTACTCGATGACGGTGACCCAGACGTGGGAGGCGTTTTTCGACCCGCTCGTCTGGACGAACCCGCAGGTGCTCCTTCAGTTCCTCCTCGGCGAAGATCTGATGAAAACCGTGCTCGGCACGCTCGGGATGTCAACGGCGGAAATCGACCTTTCGAACGAGACGCTTATTGTCTGGAACATTCGCCTGCCGCGCGTGCTCGTCGCCGCCCTCGTCGGGATGAACCTCGCTGTCTCGGGAGCCATCTTCCAAGCCGTGACGCGAAACGAACTTGCGAGTCCGTTCATCCTCGGCGTGAGTTCCGGGGCTGGCCTCTCGATTCTCCTCACGCTCGTCGTGTTCTCGGGGCTGTCTGCGTTCTTGCCACTCATCGCCTCGGTGGGCGGTGCGGTCGCGTTCTTCATCGTCTACGCAATCGCGTGGAAAAACGGGACGAGTCCGGTGCGGCTCGTGCTCGCGGGCGTCATCGTCTCGACGATTTTCGGCTCGCTCCAGACGGCGCTGTTTTTCTTCGCAGACGACATCGGCGTCGTCCAGACGGCCATCGCGTGGACGACGGGGTCGCTCACGGGCGTTGACTGGGAGCAAGTCCGAATGGTGCTCCCGTGGACGATCGTCTCGATGGGCCTCGCCTTCATCGCCTCCCGGCAGTTGAACGTGCTGTTGCTTGGCGAGAAAACCGCAAAGTCGCTCGGCATGTCCGTCGAGAAGGTTCGCTTTGCCCTCTCGGGGATTGCGATTCTCGCGGCGTCTGCGAGCATCGCGGCGGCCGGGATTGTCGGCTTCGTTGGCCTCATCGTCCCACACATGGTGCGCAACCTCGTCGGCAGCGACTACAAACGGCTCATCGTTGGCTGTATTTTCATCGGCCCAGCGCTGATGGTGAGCGCCGACATCGGCGCGCGCCTCGCGCTCAATCCGGTGCAAATTCCAGTCGGCATCGTCACCGGACTCGTTGGCGGGCCGTACTTCCTCTACCTGATGCGCAAAAAGCAACAACTGGGTGAAATCTGA
- a CDS encoding metal-dependent hydrolase: MVDLAGHVGFALALSVPVWLKFGRKESLLFLALAAPTALLPDADLFLRAGFPVEHHGITHTVRFAATLALVLGGLTATVVAPLLRRRIDRYLGAQPETGQVFAFSALAVFTGASTHLVADSFSVPDIAPPVKPFLPVSDTPVIIDVICYDAVF; encoded by the coding sequence ATGGTAGACCTCGCCGGGCACGTCGGCTTTGCGCTCGCACTCTCCGTGCCCGTCTGGCTCAAATTCGGTCGCAAGGAGAGTTTGCTGTTTCTTGCACTCGCAGCCCCGACCGCGCTGCTCCCCGATGCTGACCTCTTTCTCAGAGCCGGGTTTCCGGTCGAACACCACGGCATCACCCACACCGTCCGGTTCGCGGCGACGCTCGCGCTGGTGTTGGGTGGCCTCACAGCAACCGTCGTCGCCCCTCTGCTTCGTAGGCGTATCGACCGCTACCTTGGCGCACAGCCGGAGACCGGACAGGTGTTTGCCTTCTCCGCGCTCGCCGTCTTCACCGGGGCGTCGACCCACCTCGTCGCGGACAGCTTCTCAGTGCCGGACATCGCCCCGCCGGTCAAGCCGTTTCTCCCAGTTTCCGACACACCCGTCATCATCGATGTCATCTGCTACGACGCGGTTTTCTGA